The Candidatus Hydrogenedens sp. genome contains the following window.
GGTGGATATGGAACTATTCAATTTCTCTGGTTACGAAATGGAGAACCTGCCCCTGGAATCAATAATCAACCTGATTATGTGTTTTCACCTTTAGCACCTGAACTTTCTGGAATATACACCTGTCAGGTTTGGGATGAAGTACCGGATAATACTTTGGTTACGGATGAGGCTGAAATTCTTTTCGCGGAACATATGACTTACACAAAGAATTTAGAGCCTGTTATTTTTGCCCCGTATAACGAATCTCTTACGCTTTCTGTGTCGTTAAATGGTGGCATGGGCAACTTAAGTTATCAATGGTGGTATAACAAAGGAAATGGAGCCACAGAAATAGGGGCAAATACTACAGTTCTTGAATTAGGTTATCCGACCAAAGAACAAGACGGCGAATATTACATAATTTCTCAAGATGAACGGGAATCTCTGCAATCAAATGTATGCAGAGTTTATGCGGGTGAAAATCTTGCAATTACTCAGCACCCGTCTAATGTAATGTTATATACCGATGAAGCAGAACATTTCGAATTAAATGTTGAAACGACAGATGGCTTTGGAACAAGACAATATACATGGTATAAAGATGAAGAAATCGTCCTCGAAGAAAACACCTCTCCTCTTTATGTATCTCCGACGCTTGAAGAATCATTATCGGGAGATTATTATGTTCGGGTAAGAGATGCTAAAGACACATTATTATCTAATATCGCTCATGTATTGATAGGGCAACGAATCACAATCACCCTTCAACCACAAGGTGGTTCTATCACAGAGGGAGATACATGGACTTTCTCTGTTGCCATAACAGGAGGTTTAGGAGATATCCATTATCAATGGAAATATCAACCTAATAATAGTACAGAAATATATAACATTGGAGATGATGCTCCCCAATTTATTATTAATGACGCTGCGTTAGAAGACGCCGGTACTTACTGGGTTGAGATAAGTGATAATAAATCGGTAATTACTTCTAATTATTGTTCGCTTACTGTATCAAAGGCTATCCCTGCCTATAACATTGGTTATCTTGGAATACTCATCTTGTTAATCGGTATCATATCTTCTATTTTTATATCACGGAGAAATTTGCATAAACAATCACGCTGATTATTAAAAAATTGTAAAAACATTTTTAAGAGTATTTTTAAATAGAAAGAGTAAAGATTGATAACAAAAGAGGATTGTATTTTTAGTGATTAAAAATACATATTAAATATCGTCGAATTGGACTAAAGAGAAAATGGGGAGAGGTTGAAGTATCTCTCGTCCTTTGAGTGCTGGCAATTCGACAACGAAAGCGGCTTCTATTGGAACTGCCTTTAGTTGCTCCACTAATTTTATTACAGCAGAAACGGTTCCTCCCGTTGCAAGTAAATCATCTACAATAACTACTCTTTGTCCTTCTTTTAATGCATCTACATGCATCTCAATTGTATCCCAACCGTATTCTAAAGCAAAACTTTCAGTAATTTTTTCTGCAGGGAGTTTTCCCTTCTTTCGTGCTAAAACTAAAGGGCATTTCAAGTTGTATGCAATTGCAGAACCGAAAATAAAACCTCTGGATTCTACTGCTACGATAGCATCTATATCTAAAGATTTATAACGATTGACAAAACAATTAATTGTGTATTGGAATGCCTGCGGATTGAGTAGGAGCGTCGTGATATCCTTAAACTGAATTCCGGGTTTAGGGAAATCGGGGACATTTCGAATAACACTTTTTAAATCCATAGTTTTCTTTTCCTTTAAGGTTTGCATTAAAAAAGTTCTTTATGTTCTTCAACATAATTACGTAAAAATCGCAAAGCCAACCGTTCCAGTTGTCGAACTCGTTCACGGGTCATATTTAACGCTTTGCCTGTCTCTGCTAATGTATAGGGTCTTCCATCAATAAGCCCATAACGGTAACGGATAATCTTTGCTTCAGTCTCAGGTAAAAGATTAATAAGAAATTCAAGGTCATTTTCTTTTTCCACATCCGGTGCGAAACTATCTGTTCTCAATGCGGCATGAGACCTTAGAATTGAAGAGGATTCTTCATCAACATCAATTGTTTGAATGAAATCAAAGGACATTACAGAATCGAGGTAAATCTGAAGTTGTTCTGCTTCATCAAGGGTTATATTTAAGAGTTTTGATATTTCCTGAACAGAGGGGCGAGAACCTGTTTTTATAAAGTGTTCTTCTAATGCTTTTCGATACCTTGCTAAACTTTCATTTAAATAAACGGGAACACGAACTGTCCTACTTTGATTGGAAAGTGCCCTTGTAATTGCCTGACGAATCCACCATGTGGCATAGGTTGAAAATTTTGTTCCGCGTCGTGGGTCAAAATTTTCAACCGCCTTCATCAATCCTATATTCCCTTCCGCTATCAGGTCTAATAGAGACACACCATAATAAATGTATTTTTTTGCAATACTAACAACCAAACGCAAATTGGATAATATAAGTTTTCGTCGTGCTTTTCCATCCCCTTTTTGAATACGAAAAGCCAGCCGTCTCTCTTCTTCCGTACTTAGAAGAGGAATTTTAGAAATCTCTGCAATATATGTATATAATCCTCTTTCTAAAAAAGGATTTTTTATGAAGTCCTTATCTTCCACCTCTTTCTACCCTTAATCAAAGTTTGATTTAATTGTAAGGCAGATACTCTATAATATACATATTTTTCAAACAAATTAAAAATACAATTCACTCCTTATATCGTCATTTTTAATTACCATCTTTATTCCATTTGTCCTAATAACTAAATACATTTTGCTTTTACAAATATTCCATATTCTATAACTTTTTTATTCATTAATTTTCTAATTCATTACATTATAGCAAGATAAAGGGAAAAAATTTCTTGTTCTGCAGGTGAAGTTTTTAGTATAAAATTGTTTATAATGGAGACTAAATTATAAGGTAATATTATATGAAGAAAATAAAATTTTCATTGTTTGTGTGGTTCATTATCTTTTTATTCTCTACATCTTACATTTATTCACAACCTTCTGCTATCCCTAAATTTTCTAAAAAAGCAAAACTCCTTTTCCCGAATAGTGATTTTGAACATGGAAATTTGGATAATTGGCGTGCTTTTGGAAAAGCCTTTTTAAATCAACCTACTTACGGAGATAATGTTCTCGCACGGGAATCTCCTAAATGTGCACTTCCTCAGGGTTCCTGGTGGGTGGGTTCGTATGAGAATTATCAAGGATTACCGGGACAAAAAGCAGGTGATGCTCAAAAGAATGATGCCGTTGGAGAGTTAATATCTCAAACTTTTACTATCACAACTCCCTATATTGGCTTCCTTATAAGTGGCGGGTCAAAGAAAACAACAGCTGTTCGACTGATTGTAAATGGGGCTGTAGTCCGAGAGACCTCAGGGCAAAACAATCCACTTTTAGTTCGTGAATTCTGGGATGTGAAAGAGTTTCTCAATCAACCTGCGATAATTTCCATAATAGACAACGATAAAGGAGCATGGGGATGTATTAATGCCGACGATTTTCGGGGTTATTCAGTTCCCGACAATATGTTGCTATTTCCTAACAGTGATTTTGAAATGGGTAATCTCGAACACTGGAAGGCTGAAGGTTCAGCCTTTGAAAGACAACCGACTTTAGGAGACAACCCTTCTGCTCGGGAATCGGGGAAACATTCAAATCATCAAGGGAAATACTGGATAGGAACCTATGAATTATATCAAGGGAAACCGGGAGAGGAACCCGGAATGGTAAGGAAAGATGTGGCTTTTGGTTCTTTGCGTTCTGAACCTTTCAAAATACGCGGTTACGCTATTCGCTTTCTTTTAGGTGGAGGGAAAGTTTCAGGATTGGAAGTCCGTCTTTATGTGAATGGTAAAGTAGTAAGGTCTTCGAAAAATACTGAAAACCGAGAGGATATGCAATTTGTAGTATGGAATGTTGCTGAATTTAAGGGGGAAAATGCAGAAATAGAAATAATTGACGATACCATGGATGCATGGGGACATATTAATGTAGATGATTTCAGATATGTTCGTTTATTAGATGATTTATAAAAATTAATGATGTGAGAAACAGCGTTCACCCGTGAATAACATTGCTACACCAGATTTATTTGCCGTTTCGATTACATCATAATCGCTTACACTGCCTCCAGGTTGAAGAAATGCAGTTATACCTACACGAATAGCCATTTCAACGGCATCTGGGAATGGGAAGAAACCATCCGAGGCAAGAACGGCTCCTTCGAGCGTTTCATTCCCTTTATATTTCTTTTGAACCTTTTCAATAGCCTGTTCAACAGCACCAACACGGTCTTGTTGTCCTGTTCCAACCGCAAGTGTTTGACCATTTTTCACTATCACAACGCCATTAGAACGAACATGAATATTCACATACCAGGCAAACAAAAGGTCCTCTAATTCTCTTTGAGAGGGGGTAACCGAGCTTTCGATTTTTCCCTTTTTGGGATGTTCTGTATGGGCTTTTATAAAGTCTGCAGGACTTTTTATTTTTGTCAAATAGGGTTGTGCTAATACAATACTCCCATCATCAAATACCTTCATTTCCCATGTATAAATATCATCACCTATATATTTAGGTAAGCGGTCCAGAGAGGGAACCTGGATTATGCGTATCTCTTTATTTCGTCTATATTTTTCAAAATTATTAAAAACAGATAATGCCTCATTTGTAAAATGGGGAGCAGAAACTCCTTCAATAACTGTCTGCATAATCTCATCTGCTGTTGCCTCGTCTACTTCCGTATTAAAAGCGACAACACCTCCAAAGGCAGCCTGAGGGTCTGCATCTCGTGCACGACGATATACATCCGCCAGAGTTTGTCCCTCTTGTTGTATAGCAACGCCCGAAGGATTACAGTGTTTCATTACCGCACATGCAGGCTTATTTAAGAATTTTAAAATACCAAAGGCATGATGGAGGTCTTCCAAATTGGTCTGAGACAATCCACTCTTGCCTGTCTTTAATATTTGATAGGCACCCAAAAATACTTTATCCCCTTCCAGAGGACGATAAAAAGCAGAGGGTTGGTGCGGATTTGTCCCGTAACGCAGGTCTTCCACTTTGACCCATCGTTTTCCCATAATATCTATGGTTTCCGGAAAGGAACCTTCTACTTTAGTTCGATACATTGATTTCAGGTCATTTTTTTTCATATCTTTATCCATCATGATTACTCCCCAAGTTTGAAATCAGTAACATTTTAACATACACTCTTAAAACATGAAAAATTGACAACATATCGTAAGGGTTTATATTTATGCCTCATTTGTTTTATTTTGTTGTTCCTTCGGCAACGCCTAAAGAAGGTGAGGTTATATTACAAGGAGAAGAAGCCCATCATGCTATCCGTGTTGTTAGAATAAAAGTTGGAGAACCCATTGCATTTATTGATGGTATGGGAAGTAAGTGGCTTGGTGAAGTAGCCCATATTTCTAAGAACACACTCACAGCAAAAATAAGACATTACCAATATATCCCTCAAGAAGAAAAGAAACTTTCTCTCATTATAGGCGGGCTTCACCGAGATAGTGCAATAGAAACTATTCTCAATTATGGAACAGAATTAGGTGTTTCCGAGTTTCGTTTCTTTCAGGCTGAGCGTTCTACGCGACCGCTTCGTCTATTAGACAAACAGAAAAAATGGATAATACAGGCATGCAAAACCACAGGAAGGGAATGGTTCCCTAATTTAGGTATATATAAAAATTTAGAAACAGCCATCATCGATTTTCAAGGGGTGCTTTTAATGGCTGTGATACAACCTTATTCAGTTCCCATTGAACAGGTAAATAATGTATCAAACTGTGGATTGATTATTGGTCCTGAAGGTGACTTGTCCGATGAGGAAATTAAAATAGCAAAAAAGCATGGAGCCATTGCTATTCATTTAGGCCCGAATATTTACCGCAGTGAATTGTCTGCTTTATTAGGTTCCATTCTTATCATGCAACAGCAAAAACGATTTAAAAGATTACCCCAGAAAGATTTTTCATTTGAACAGTAGCACTCTTTTTTAGCAAAATAAAAAAAGAAAATGAAATAATATGGAGAAATATTTATGAGTGAAGATTGCCTTTTCTGTAAAATTGCGAAGAAGGAGATTCCTTCTACAGAAGTTTATTCTGACGAGGAGTTTTATGCATTCCGCGATATACATCCAGCGGCACCTGTACATGTATTACTCATTCCGCGTAAACATATCGCCCGAATTACCGATGCCACTGAAGAGGATACTTTACTGTTAGGAAAAATGCTCCTTCGTGCTAATGAAATTGCCCGAAAGGAAGGGATTGCAGAACCAGGTTTTCGTTATGTTTTAAGTTGTAACGCTCAAGGAGGGCAACTCGTTTTTCATATACATTTACATATATTAGGTGGTAGAGAATTAGGCTGGCCTCCGGGATGAATATAATTGAAGACAAAATGATAAATATTGATGTAAATACAAAATTATGTGCTGTTATAGGACACCCTGTTCGGCATTCTTTATCTCCGGCAATTCATAACGCAGGATTCCAAAGTTTGGGTCTGAACTATGTCTATCTTGCCTTTGACATAACCGATGTGGAATCCTGTTTACGGGGTATGCGTGCTATGGATAACTTCCGTGGGATTAGCGTTACCATTCCCCATAAAGAAGCCGTTATCCCTTTTCTTGATGAAATTGACCCTGTGGCTCAAAAAATTGGAAGTGTCAACACCATTACACATGAGGGAGATAAACTTGTTGGAACCATTACGGATGGAATTGGCACTTTAAATGCTTTCCATCGAGCGGGGGTAGATTTAAATAACAAAAAAATTCTATTTCTGGGAGCAGGTGGGGCTGTTCGTGCTGTTGCTTTTACATTTGCAGAAAAAGTGCAACCTCAACAAATCACCATTTTAGGTAGAACACCTACTCGTCTGGAACGATTAATGAATGATTTAAAAAAGGTCTATCCTCATATTAAATTCCAGCAGGGTTATTTACATGAGAATTTTGAACCATATATAAGTTCCCATGAAATTATCATTCAGGGAACACCCGCTGGAATGGCAGGACATTCCAATGAAAAACTAAATTTTTCTTATAATTTATTAACTCCACAACATACCGTGCTCGACATGATATACAGACCTTTATATACAGAACTTTTACAAAAAGCCGAAAGTAAAGGTTGTAAAATAATTACAGGAATAGAGATGCTTCTGGAACAGGCTGTTTTACAATTTGAATTATGGACAGGCTGCTCTGCACCTTTAGATATTATGAGAAAAACTGTTGAAAAAGTATTGAAATAAGTCCTGCGATAGTGTATAGTTATATGAATAGGAAAGGAGAATAAATTATGAGGGTGCAGTCTTTTATTGGAAAAGCAAGCGTGGAAGGGCTTCATCAAATGGATACTTTAATTAATGATTGGATTAAACGAACCCGTCCCAAGATACTACAAATTACACAATGTCCTTGCTCCACTACAAGGCATGATGGTAGAGATCAGGAAACCATTATTGTCGTAACTATTCTTTATCAAGAGAGCGAAGTTTAAGGAATTATTTTGTTTTCTGGAAGAGAGATAGATACATTCCATGGGTATATGCTACAAATCATTTTGGGGAAGAATCCTTCAATTGGAAATAGAATGGTATAAAGTATAATAATATTTATAGTTATCGACAAAAATCTGTGATAAAGATATACCTATGAAAAAGAGACAATATATGGAATTCGATAAATATTTCAACATGAGAACAATTATCCCATCACTTGAAGCCAAAACCAAACAGGAAGTCATTTCTGCATTAGTCGAAGTAATTGAAAAAGAAAATAAAATACCTGAAGGAGTAAATATTCTTTCCTCTATAATTGAAAGAGAATCAGTTGACAGCACTGGACTTGGAAACGGTCTGGCTTTACCACATGCAGGTATCCGTGATTTAAACAAAATAATCACAGCAGTAGCTCGTATTCCTGACGGAATTGATTTCGTGGCACAGGACCGCAAACCGGTATTCTTTTCCATTATGATTTGCTATCCCCCATCTCAAAATTCCGTCTATTTAAGTTTAGCGGCGAGTATCTCTAAGGTTTTTCATAAAAAAGAAAATATCCAGACAATAATGAAACAAACCACATCCAAAGAAATTTATGAAAAATTATTAGAACTTCTTACCAAATCAGATGAACCGTCCAAACTAATCCCTCCTAGAAAGAAAACCTCTGTCAATGAAGAAAAACCTGTCGCAACATCTTCCTCTATCCCTGAAATACATTTACTTATCCGTTTACAATTCCATGAAGAGGAACTAAAAAATAGTACCCGTGGTAAAAAACAGTTACAGCAGAAGGTGGATAATCTAAGGGCATTAATTTCTGAAAGAACCTTGCAGCACTATGATAAACTGAAAGCAAAAAGACCGCCAGCTGTTGTTCCGATTGAAGGGGACCGTTGTCATGGATGTTATATGACTTTGCATACAGATTTTGTCCAGCGAGTTCGACAGGAAACCGATAATTTATACACCTGTCCTACATGCAGACGGTTTGTATATTGGATTTAATACATCAATAAGTCTTACAATTTTTTCATGAATAAAAAAGAGATTGAACAACAAATAGTTAATTCTCATCTTTTTCAAGGATTGAATATTGAAGAAATTCGGAAACTAATTGAGCAGGGACTTGTTGTTCACTTTCAAAAAGATGAGGTGGTGTTTTATCAAGGCAGTATAGGCAGCCGTGTATATCTTATTATTCAAGGGGGTGTGGGTATATATCAGGAAGAAAAAGAGATTGTTCAATTAGGTGAAGGAGAAATTTTTGGGGAGATGGCATTACTAACAAAGCAACCCCGTTCTGCTACTGCAAAAGCGATTAAAGATAGCTCTTTTTTAGTATTCAGTGAGACAAGTTTTGAAAAACTATTAACTAAAAAGACGGCGGTTCGTTTACTTTTGAATATAATCAATATTCTTTGTGAGCGATTAAGAAATATCAATCAGTCTATTAGAACTTAATATTAGATATAAAATTAGTTTC
Protein-coding sequences here:
- a CDS encoding adenine phosphoribosyltransferase — its product is MDLKSVIRNVPDFPKPGIQFKDITTLLLNPQAFQYTINCFVNRYKSLDIDAIVAVESRGFIFGSAIAYNLKCPLVLARKKGKLPAEKITESFALEYGWDTIEMHVDALKEGQRVVIVDDLLATGGTVSAVIKLVEQLKAVPIEAAFVVELPALKGREILQPLPIFSLVQFDDI
- a CDS encoding RNA polymerase sigma factor RpoD/SigA is translated as MEDKDFIKNPFLERGLYTYIAEISKIPLLSTEEERRLAFRIQKGDGKARRKLILSNLRLVVSIAKKYIYYGVSLLDLIAEGNIGLMKAVENFDPRRGTKFSTYATWWIRQAITRALSNQSRTVRVPVYLNESLARYRKALEEHFIKTGSRPSVQEISKLLNITLDEAEQLQIYLDSVMSFDFIQTIDVDEESSSILRSHAALRTDSFAPDVEKENDLEFLINLLPETEAKIIRYRYGLIDGRPYTLAETGKALNMTRERVRQLERLALRFLRNYVEEHKELF
- a CDS encoding IMP cyclohydrolase → MMDKDMKKNDLKSMYRTKVEGSFPETIDIMGKRWVKVEDLRYGTNPHQPSAFYRPLEGDKVFLGAYQILKTGKSGLSQTNLEDLHHAFGILKFLNKPACAVMKHCNPSGVAIQQEGQTLADVYRRARDADPQAAFGGVVAFNTEVDEATADEIMQTVIEGVSAPHFTNEALSVFNNFEKYRRNKEIRIIQVPSLDRLPKYIGDDIYTWEMKVFDDGSIVLAQPYLTKIKSPADFIKAHTEHPKKGKIESSVTPSQRELEDLLFAWYVNIHVRSNGVVIVKNGQTLAVGTGQQDRVGAVEQAIEKVQKKYKGNETLEGAVLASDGFFPFPDAVEMAIRVGITAFLQPGGSVSDYDVIETANKSGVAMLFTGERCFSHH
- a CDS encoding RsmE family RNA methyltransferase, translated to MPHLFYFVVPSATPKEGEVILQGEEAHHAIRVVRIKVGEPIAFIDGMGSKWLGEVAHISKNTLTAKIRHYQYIPQEEKKLSLIIGGLHRDSAIETILNYGTELGVSEFRFFQAERSTRPLRLLDKQKKWIIQACKTTGREWFPNLGIYKNLETAIIDFQGVLLMAVIQPYSVPIEQVNNVSNCGLIIGPEGDLSDEEIKIAKKHGAIAIHLGPNIYRSELSALLGSILIMQQQKRFKRLPQKDFSFEQ
- a CDS encoding histidine triad nucleotide-binding protein → MSEDCLFCKIAKKEIPSTEVYSDEEFYAFRDIHPAAPVHVLLIPRKHIARITDATEEDTLLLGKMLLRANEIARKEGIAEPGFRYVLSCNAQGGQLVFHIHLHILGGRELGWPPG
- the aroE gene encoding shikimate dehydrogenase — translated: MNIIEDKMINIDVNTKLCAVIGHPVRHSLSPAIHNAGFQSLGLNYVYLAFDITDVESCLRGMRAMDNFRGISVTIPHKEAVIPFLDEIDPVAQKIGSVNTITHEGDKLVGTITDGIGTLNAFHRAGVDLNNKKILFLGAGGAVRAVAFTFAEKVQPQQITILGRTPTRLERLMNDLKKVYPHIKFQQGYLHENFEPYISSHEIIIQGTPAGMAGHSNEKLNFSYNLLTPQHTVLDMIYRPLYTELLQKAESKGCKIITGIEMLLEQAVLQFELWTGCSAPLDIMRKTVEKVLK
- a CDS encoding PTS sugar transporter subunit IIA, with product MEFDKYFNMRTIIPSLEAKTKQEVISALVEVIEKENKIPEGVNILSSIIERESVDSTGLGNGLALPHAGIRDLNKIITAVARIPDGIDFVAQDRKPVFFSIMICYPPSQNSVYLSLAASISKVFHKKENIQTIMKQTTSKEIYEKLLELLTKSDEPSKLIPPRKKTSVNEEKPVATSSSIPEIHLLIRLQFHEEELKNSTRGKKQLQQKVDNLRALISERTLQHYDKLKAKRPPAVVPIEGDRCHGCYMTLHTDFVQRVRQETDNLYTCPTCRRFVYWI
- a CDS encoding cyclic nucleotide-binding domain-containing protein, with the protein product MNKKEIEQQIVNSHLFQGLNIEEIRKLIEQGLVVHFQKDEVVFYQGSIGSRVYLIIQGGVGIYQEEKEIVQLGEGEIFGEMALLTKQPRSATAKAIKDSSFLVFSETSFEKLLTKKTAVRLLLNIINILCERLRNINQSIRT